In one window of Pirellulales bacterium DNA:
- a CDS encoding ABC transporter substrate-binding protein: MIRTIVKGTILLMLALLGGTGWGPPQAQALAAPPKEEAPARSKLDASEDDAEPADQKDGAEPTKTDAAAPAAEEAEEESGAASTTTKPARPADATSALPTDVRLHPCDWIVVRSRKLPVKVQLLPTFLDVTFIEPAREYKFLYYKEGTTREAAIPWNIPGADIKEVQYFENRILSAAAERLNVSLEELTKPGSAWVVSSKRPASAFKIATKILEYGVDEHDSAVQRNLRKDYKFGALLHKPLLVALYNLRLCAVDALIAQGHYLEAAQKCDELKSQFAEVDPDGVQLLNRYDAAYLRLARRAFEQEQYSEARDRLADLDHALRSRESSGAALLRREMADLARGQVKLAAEANTSGDRERAAQYLDAAQEIWPELDLVDLNRQAWDKEYPIMRCAYPYLPMNFSPFSVQTPVDRHAASLIFESLVRWTNCVDGGLYYRPCLAEDSPVPLARGRQFQLRRCEWCDHDQKGEARMYFSAEDVIWTEQLQRQNPWASAQVSMLENVSHDHGDPFRVDLLLKMDHWQPMSFMDFWILPKYRFPQGTPVEVALEELNERPVGTGPYFLAERRQNTVRFRANPRFRERGLPRIKEIQFHQMEPQPGFDQFLAGKVDMIYGVRKAHRDALTHAGKQSTLQRLNTPSVYFLAPNYAQPNTPLADSNFRLAIAHAIDREEVLNQYFRENAHDRANCQLTGPFPHDSWAYNTTVPQFQRIKAGSFLDLAKKKLGTIRPITLLYPNDDPNTEIACGRIKDDLQNVGVEIEIEPVNVREFYDRVVKQHDFDLVYWRHDFLNATYWLWPLFDPKAKDPGTNFMGYDPDPDLVNLFFQLREHKRFAKIRELTNRIHEHIATNAIVIPLWQLDTYVAVSDRLHNITLDPWTLFGDVQDWSLTPARP; this comes from the coding sequence ATGATTCGCACAATTGTCAAAGGAACGATCCTCCTTATGCTGGCCCTGTTGGGCGGCACCGGGTGGGGGCCGCCGCAGGCGCAAGCCCTGGCAGCGCCGCCAAAGGAGGAAGCGCCGGCGCGATCGAAGCTCGACGCGTCGGAGGATGACGCGGAACCGGCCGATCAAAAAGACGGCGCCGAGCCCACCAAAACCGACGCCGCTGCGCCGGCCGCTGAGGAAGCCGAAGAGGAGAGTGGTGCGGCGTCCACCACGACAAAACCGGCACGTCCGGCGGATGCAACGTCCGCGTTGCCAACTGATGTACGACTTCACCCCTGTGATTGGATCGTTGTTCGAAGTCGCAAGCTCCCCGTTAAGGTACAGTTGCTACCCACTTTTTTGGATGTCACGTTTATCGAGCCTGCGCGCGAGTACAAGTTTTTGTATTACAAGGAAGGGACGACACGCGAAGCGGCCATCCCCTGGAATATTCCGGGGGCCGACATCAAGGAAGTGCAATACTTTGAGAATCGAATACTGAGTGCCGCCGCGGAACGATTGAATGTCTCCCTCGAAGAGTTGACGAAGCCGGGTTCCGCTTGGGTCGTCTCCAGCAAGCGCCCGGCAAGTGCCTTTAAGATCGCCACGAAGATTCTCGAGTACGGCGTCGATGAGCACGATTCCGCAGTCCAGCGCAACCTGCGCAAGGATTACAAATTCGGCGCCTTATTGCACAAGCCGCTTTTGGTGGCGCTCTATAACCTGCGACTTTGTGCGGTAGACGCTTTGATAGCGCAGGGACACTATTTGGAAGCCGCACAAAAGTGTGACGAACTGAAGAGTCAATTCGCCGAAGTGGATCCTGACGGAGTACAACTCCTCAATCGGTATGACGCCGCCTATTTGCGGCTAGCGCGCCGCGCGTTCGAACAAGAGCAGTATTCCGAGGCGCGAGATCGGCTGGCCGATCTCGATCACGCTCTCCGGTCACGCGAGAGCAGCGGCGCCGCGCTTTTGCGCCGCGAAATGGCTGACCTGGCGCGAGGGCAGGTCAAGCTGGCAGCCGAGGCGAATACGAGCGGCGACCGGGAACGGGCTGCCCAATACCTGGATGCTGCGCAAGAGATTTGGCCCGAGCTGGACCTGGTCGATCTCAATCGTCAGGCCTGGGACAAAGAATATCCCATCATGCGCTGCGCGTATCCCTATTTGCCGATGAACTTTTCTCCCTTCTCGGTGCAGACTCCGGTCGATCGCCATGCCGCATCTCTGATTTTCGAAAGCCTGGTGCGCTGGACCAATTGCGTGGACGGCGGGCTGTATTACCGTCCCTGCCTGGCTGAGGATTCCCCGGTTCCGCTGGCGCGCGGCCGACAATTCCAATTGCGGCGCTGCGAATGGTGTGATCACGATCAGAAGGGGGAAGCCCGCATGTACTTCTCCGCCGAGGACGTGATCTGGACTGAGCAACTGCAACGACAAAATCCCTGGGCGAGCGCGCAAGTTTCGATGCTGGAAAATGTCAGCCACGATCATGGTGATCCGTTTCGCGTTGATTTGCTGCTGAAAATGGACCATTGGCAGCCCATGTCGTTCATGGACTTTTGGATCTTGCCGAAGTATCGATTTCCGCAAGGCACACCCGTCGAAGTGGCTCTCGAGGAATTGAACGAGCGACCCGTGGGCACCGGGCCTTACTTTCTTGCCGAACGCCGGCAAAATACGGTGCGCTTCCGGGCCAATCCGCGCTTCCGTGAGCGCGGATTGCCGCGGATCAAAGAGATTCAATTCCACCAGATGGAGCCGCAGCCCGGCTTTGACCAATTCCTCGCCGGGAAAGTCGACATGATCTACGGCGTCCGGAAAGCCCATCGGGATGCGCTCACGCATGCCGGCAAACAGAGCACGCTGCAGCGCCTGAATACTCCGAGCGTGTATTTCTTGGCGCCCAACTATGCGCAGCCCAATACGCCGCTTGCGGACAGTAATTTTCGGCTCGCGATCGCCCACGCCATCGATCGCGAGGAAGTTCTGAACCAGTACTTTCGCGAAAACGCGCACGACCGGGCCAATTGTCAGCTCACCGGACCATTTCCTCACGATTCGTGGGCGTACAACACGACGGTGCCACAATTTCAGCGAATCAAAGCCGGTTCGTTCCTGGATCTTGCCAAGAAGAAACTCGGTACGATTCGACCCATTACCCTCCTGTATCCCAACGATGACCCTAATACCGAAATCGCCTGCGGCCGCATCAAAGACGACTTGCAAAACGTCGGGGTCGAGATCGAGATCGAACCGGTAAACGTCCGGGAGTTTTACGATCGTGTCGTCAAGCAGCACGACTTCGATCTGGTCTATTGGCGGCACGACTTTCTGAATGCCACCTATTGGCTCTGGCCGCTATTCGATCCAAAGGCCAAGGACCCCGGCACGAACTTCATGGGCTACGACCCAGATCCCGATCTAGTAAATCTGTTCTTCCAATTGCGCGAGCATAAAAGATTTGCAAAGATCCGCGAGTTGACTAACAGGATCCATGAGCACATCGCCACCAACGCCATCGTGATTCCGCTTTGGCAACTGGATACGTACGTGGCCGTCAGTGATCGGCTGCACAACATTACACTCGACCCCTGGACGCTTTTTGGCGATGTCCAGGACTGGTCGCTTACTCCCGCGAGGCCCTAA
- a CDS encoding tetratricopeptide repeat protein, whose protein sequence is MARRFRTTSREMQAHPSPQLLTVFGMICCALAVMLSPTLPRSRAASETPQTRTSATSPADAGPKSSQLERSAPRPAKDAVKSGERPKRGPGMVGISVEYDDIRCQTIQARYSIRIPAGAAMVDVDGFRLPLSNLAELSASPAPFLFLSRGSHRVRFRQNETAITAEIEKDFIDEYSKMRRFFAVDEKVRDRELLQRGARAMDVHGTPFLLNFWGAAYAAQDHWQAAERTFHRALAINPCFAPAHLNLAECLVRRGARDRASAEIDLAEVFNVANVFGITSAISQMRLDMQQSPARPSHEDVAVPNYQTSETISDQDKRVVGVLRALAKYAVDDGDRSKILNNIGAHFADIDKPEAALTYYRSALAVARGAGEDRLSLARQILSHMHDTCSKAGFDEAADYKMMMTLVSP, encoded by the coding sequence ATGGCGAGACGATTCCGAACAACATCGCGCGAGATGCAAGCACATCCGTCGCCACAACTGTTGACGGTATTCGGCATGATTTGCTGTGCGCTGGCGGTAATGCTGAGCCCGACGTTGCCGCGATCGCGCGCCGCGAGCGAAACACCGCAGACCCGCACCTCGGCGACTTCTCCGGCGGATGCGGGCCCCAAGTCGTCGCAGCTGGAGCGCTCGGCGCCGCGACCTGCAAAAGATGCTGTCAAGTCCGGCGAGCGCCCGAAGCGCGGACCGGGCATGGTGGGCATTTCTGTGGAATACGACGACATTCGCTGCCAAACGATTCAGGCTCGCTACAGTATTCGTATTCCCGCCGGCGCCGCCATGGTGGATGTCGATGGATTTCGGCTGCCACTCTCTAACCTTGCCGAGCTGTCCGCGTCGCCGGCGCCTTTCTTGTTTCTCTCGCGCGGGTCGCACCGAGTTCGCTTTCGGCAGAACGAAACAGCGATTACGGCCGAAATCGAAAAGGACTTCATCGATGAATACAGTAAGATGCGGCGCTTCTTCGCCGTGGACGAAAAGGTGCGAGATCGAGAGCTTCTGCAGCGCGGCGCGCGCGCGATGGACGTACATGGAACACCGTTCTTACTTAATTTTTGGGGGGCCGCTTATGCCGCTCAAGACCACTGGCAGGCCGCCGAACGCACATTTCATCGGGCATTGGCCATCAATCCTTGTTTCGCGCCTGCGCATCTAAACCTTGCTGAGTGTCTCGTACGCCGCGGCGCCCGGGATCGGGCATCGGCCGAGATCGACCTGGCCGAAGTCTTTAACGTCGCGAACGTGTTCGGCATTACGTCGGCGATCTCGCAAATGCGCCTTGATATGCAACAATCGCCCGCGCGTCCGTCGCATGAGGACGTGGCTGTGCCAAATTACCAGACGTCGGAAACCATTTCCGACCAAGATAAACGCGTGGTCGGCGTGCTGCGCGCCTTGGCAAAGTATGCGGTTGATGACGGAGACCGCAGCAAAATACTGAACAATATTGGCGCTCACTTCGCGGATATCGACAAACCAGAGGCCGCGCTGACTTACTACAGATCGGCATTGGCCGTCGCTCGCGGAGCCGGCGAAGACCGCCTTTCGCTCGCGCGCCAAATCTTGTCGCACATGCACGACACCTGCAGTAAGGCGGGCTTCGATGAGGCCGCCGACTATAAAATGATGATGACCCTCGTGTCCCCTTGA